Within the Salvia hispanica cultivar TCC Black 2014 chromosome 4, UniMelb_Shisp_WGS_1.0, whole genome shotgun sequence genome, the region GAACTGGAACCGTTGGTGGATCAGACCTATTCTATAGGATCAAAATGTAGATTCCGTCATATTGATGGGCGGTGGTACAATGGGCTTATTGTTGGCATGAAAGGTTCAGAATCTGCAAAGATATCATTCCTGACTCCAACTACTGAAAGCATGTTGGTGAGTTGGCTACTATTTTAGTCTTAATGCACTTCTTAAATATgccttttacattttttatgcCATTATCTCCTTAATTATGTCAATTGTTTATCTGCTGCTTCCTTTTACTACCTCCTTCCACTTCATGCTTGGTGGCTTTAACTTTGAAGTTGCATCAGTCTCAATGAGATATTTTGTGGTCAATTTATTGGAACAATATCCCTCCATAATTAGGTTTTTTTGTGGTCCATTATAGCTCCGAGGTATTACTGGAACAATTCACCTCCATAAATAGGTTATTTTTCGATATGCTTGTAAATGTCTATGCAGTAAAGGACCATTCTTCAGTTGTTAGTTTTTTGACTTCCAGTGGAGTTGCATTATGTTTGTTATCTTCATTCTGTCTGACATTTATGCATAAGCAAGTTGGTTTTAGACAGATGATTTCACTAATGCTAAACCACGCAAGTGCAGATGTGCAAGTTCTTTCTACAACAACGATGTCGATTTGGTAGTAATTGCCGCTTATCACATGGTATGTTCTAGCATAACAAATTTGGACAATAGACCTGGGAGATTGTTTACAATTTGACCCTGTGCACAAATCTGTGTCTTGTATTCATGAACCTTGTGTCCGTAAAAGGTGCTTAGAGAACACATCATATGGTTTTTTAGTTTGGATCgaatgttattttgtcatattatTTGGCTTTTGAAGAGAGACTAAGCAGCCAAACATCTAGTTCACATATATttcatacacaaaataaaaatgttttatgtTCCTCTGACATTTGCAAGGATAACTGCCAGTATATAACCAGTTAAAATCTTACTGGGGTGATCATTATATATGCAGGCATTGATGTCCCCGTATCTTCTTTGAAGAAATATATTCCTACTATTTGGGAGCAGTCACTGGTGGGTTCCAGCATCTGGGCCCTTTCAGATAGCAAACCTGGCTTTTGGAGAGAAGCTGAACTAGAGTCATGGGATGAGAATCTCAGAACGGGGGAGGTAATTTTTCGAGACGATGGAAGTTCAGAAAAGCTGGGAGCAGAAGCAATCACTTACTCTGAGTATGCACAGAGGAGTGACGAAGAAGAGTCTGATCTAAGTTCTGAGCAATCTGATTCTTGTGACTATGAAGATGACAGCCCAGAAGGGTTGGGGTTTTTGGAAAGTTCAATGTTGCAGAGGGGGGTCCAAACCGACACTGCTATTTTTGCAACATGGGAGAATCATACACGTGGCATTGCTTCCAAGATGATGGCTAATATGGGATACCGTGAAGGAATGGGTCTGGGTGCATCCGGACAGGGCAGGCTCAATCCTATCCCCGTTAAGGTTCTTGCACCTAAGCAATCTCTTGATGACGCTGTAAAAGCTCTTGACAAAGACGAGAACAAGGAGGCGCGAGCAAAGAAGCGCACCAGGGGCGGTAAGAGAATGCGTGACAAGAAATTAGCCGCTGCAACCAAAGCTGCTGACGAGGAGGAGGATTCGAAAGACGTGTTTTCTCTTATCAACACCCAGCTCGCAATGCACGGGCAGATTGTGAACGGTGGCGGCTCTGCAAAGAGGCAGCAGCAGAACAAAGCAAACGGCGAGACAAGGAAAGAGGATAGGCGGGCGCTCCTTGCTTATGAGGATGAGATGCAGAGCTTGAGATCGCAAGTCGACAAGCTTGAGGAAATGGTGAAGCGGAACAAGAAGGAGAAGGCCGTCCATGACGCTGCTATGCGGAAGCTCAACGAAACGCGGAAAGCACTAGCCGATGCAGAGGAGGCTCATGCGTCCACATCAAATGCAGTCTCTAGgaaagagaaggagaagaaatgGCTCAAATTTTGAAAGCTCAAATGGGATGGTGAGTAGAAGATTACTATATCTCTATGCTGTATAGAGTTCTTTCAAGAAGATCATCTCCTTGAGTGGTTTCTAATTATTTCCCAGAAATTTTATCAATCTTTGTATTTTCAGGATTGGGGCTTCAGTGGAAATATTACTCAGCCTAGATTGTATTGTCAAATGACTACGTCCAATTATTTACGAACACAACTTCTCATATTTTTACATTGGGtagatttttcaatttctaaatGTAATTCTACAAAAGTAATGATTAATTTGTTTCTAAGTGGAAACCCCACCAATCCACCTCTTCTTTTtagcatttatttttagatttggtGAATGATGTTGGAATAATTGATACTGACTTGCTAGCATAATACAATCTCAAAAGAAAGAAGAgcaaattgaaataaaatgaaaactgAAATTAGAAATCGTAAATAGCCGAGTAGAGGAATGTCTTTTTCCACAAGGCACAGCTACGCTCCACATTGCTCCAATAGTGTACTCAATTCAGGTGAGTTGTCACCAAAGATGAAATGACTCATTTTAAAAGTAGCATCACTATAAACCAAACAAGCTCCGTCGAACTAGATAAGGTGAGGACAAAACTCTAAGAACGTATAATGCCAAGTTTTTATGCTTGAAAACATTTGCTTGTTTTTATTGGAGATAAGAAGTAAAATAggagaggagaaaaagtaaagtaggaAACA harbors:
- the LOC125223389 gene encoding zinc finger CCCH domain-containing protein 18; this encodes MADEDEARVVEDQLQFQLKEQKDSLSAIADALSVDPSNSELLSIHDELVRGIRDAEEGLFQLKRARLLREADSALNGLVSADNVKVGHLESTDVEPELEPLVDQTYSIGSKCRFRHIDGRWYNGLIVGMKGSESAKISFLTPTTESMLMCKFFLQQRCRFGSNCRLSHGIDVPVSSLKKYIPTIWEQSLVGSSIWALSDSKPGFWREAELESWDENLRTGEVIFRDDGSSEKLGAEAITYSEYAQRSDEEESDLSSEQSDSCDYEDDSPEGLGFLESSMLQRGVQTDTAIFATWENHTRGIASKMMANMGYREGMGLGASGQGRLNPIPVKVLAPKQSLDDAVKALDKDENKEARAKKRTRGGKRMRDKKLAAATKAADEEEDSKDVFSLINTQLAMHGQIVNGGGSAKRQQQNKANGETRKEDRRALLAYEDEMQSLRSQVDKLEEMVKRNKKEKAVHDAAMRKLNETRKALADAEEAHASTSNAVSRKEKEKKWLKF